In Euwallacea fornicatus isolate EFF26 chromosome 36, ASM4011564v1, whole genome shotgun sequence, a genomic segment contains:
- the LOC136349171 gene encoding TM2 domain-containing protein CG11103-like, with translation MRFQTVFLSILGASFVTCDQKNNTTTITKKFNPLGPLVQCSYLPWEFIDCDEPIDHKGNKTALDELGYGCVKFGGMQYEDVKRTKVICRVLERIECFGNRTFFREGVPCVKYSNHYFTTTLLYSILLGFLGMDRFCLGQTGTAVGKLLTLGGLGIWWIVDIVLLITNNLVPEDGSNWNPYV, from the coding sequence ATGAGATTCCAAACCGTATTTCTTTCAATACTTGGAGCCTCCTTCGTCACTTGTGATCAAAAAAACAACACCACCACTATCACTAAAAAGTTCAATCCTTTGGGCCCTCTGGTGCAATGTTCCTATCTTCCGTGGGAATTTATCGATTGCGATGAGCCCATCGACCACAAGGGCAACAAGACTGCCTTGGACGAGTTGGGGTATGGCTGTGTCAAGTTTGGAGGAATGCAATATGAAGATGTGAAGAGGACTAAAGTGATTTGTCGAGTTTTAGAAAGAATTGAGTGCTTTGGAAATCGGACATTTTTCAGAGAGGGAGTTCCTTGTGTTAAATACTCAAATCACTACTTTACAACTACTTTACTGTACAGTATATTATTGGGGTTCTTAGGGATGGATCGGTTTTGTTTGGGGCAAACTGGAACTGCTGTTGGAAAATTACTGACTCTCGGAGGGTTAGGGATTTGGTGGATTGTTGACATTGTTTTACttattacaaataatttaGTGCCTGAAGATGGTAGCAATTGGAATCCTTATGTGTAA
- the LOC136349170 gene encoding cyclin-dependent kinase 8-like, whose protein sequence is MNSFMMDYEFKIKTQNERVKVEDLFDYEGCKVGRGTYGHVYKGRRKDGSDNRDYALKQIEGTGLSMSACREIALLRELKHPNVINLVRVFLSHNDRKVWLMFDFAEHDLWHIIKFHRAAKANKKPVMVPKGMVKSLLYQILDGIHYLHSNWVLHRDLKPANILVMGEGSERGRVKIADMGFARLFNAPLKPLADLDPVVVTFWYRAPELLLGARHYTKAIDIWAIGCIFAELLTSEPIFHCRQEDIKTSNPYHHDQLDRIFNVMGFPHEKDWEDIKKMPEHPTLLKDFKKSNYVSCSLVKYMERHKIKPESKAFHLLQKLLLMDPNKRITSEQAMQDPYFSEDPLPTQDVFAGCPIPYPKREFLTDDDQEDKSDNKQRQNQQQQQQAQPSQQQQQQPQVPPPPQQTQQPNQVDQHPAKRVRMSGPPPQGHPGQVNSQQISMSQQQQDFHQQQMMFNSNNQQQQPNFQQRF, encoded by the exons ATGAACAGTTTCATGATGGATTAcgaatttaagattaaaacacaaaacgaGAGAGTCAAAGTCGAAGATTTGTTTGATTATGAGGGATGCAAAGTGGGTCGAGGCACCTATGGGCACGTCTACAAAGGTAGGAGAAAAGATGGATCGGATAACAGGGATTATGCCCTGAAACAGATTGAAGGCACAGGATTGTCAATGTCTGCATGTAGAGAAATTGCA CTGTTACGAGAACTAAAACATCCCAATGTAATAAACTTAGTAAGGGTATTTCTATCTCACAATGATAGGAAGGTGTGGCTGATGTTTGATTTTGCTGAGCATGATCTGTGgcacataataaaatttcatagagCTGCCAAAGCAAATAAGAAACCTGTGATGGTTCCCAAAGGAATGGTAAAATCTCTCCTCTATCAAATATTGGATGGAATTCACTATCTACATTCCAACTGGGTATTGCATAGAGATTTGAAACCAGCAAACATTTTGGTAATGGGAGAAGGTTCAGAAAGAGGAAGAGTTAAAATAGCTGACATGGGCTTTGCACGATTATTCAATGCGCCCTTGAAACCATTAGCAGATTTAGACCCTGTTGTTGTTACATTTTGGTATAGGGCTCCTGAGCTGTTATTGGGTGCAAGACATTATACCAAAGCTATAG ATATTTGGGCTATAGGTTGCATTTTTGCCGAATTACTGACATCAGAACCAATATTTCACTGTCGTCAAGAGGACATTAAGACTAGCAATCCTTATCATCACGATCAATTGGACAGGATATTTAATGTTATGGGTTTCCCACATGAAAAGGACTGggaagatattaaaaaaatgcctgAGCACCCAACTTTATTGAAAgacttcaaaaaatcaaa TTATGTTAGCTGCTCCTTGGTAAAGTACATGGAACGCCATAAAATCAAACCAGAAAGCAAAGCTTTCCATCTTCTTCAAAAACTACTTCTCATGGATCCAAACAAGAGAATTACTTCAGAACAAGCCATGCAAGACCCATACTTTTCTGAAGACCCCCTACCTACTCAAGACGTTTTTGCGGGCTGTCCTATTCCTTACCCAAAAAGAGAATTTTTGACTGATGATGACCAAGAAGACAAGTCTGACAATAAACAAAGGCAAAATCAACAACAGCAACAACAGGCCCAACCTTCGCAACAACAACAACAGCAGCCTCAAGTGCCACCGCCCCCGCAACAAACACAGCAACCCAATCAAGTTGATCAACATCCTGCGAAGAGAGTGAGAATGAGTGGACCTCCTCCTCAGGGACATCCTGGACAAGTCAATTCACAA CAAATATCCATGTCTCAGCAACAACAGGACTTTCACCAGCAACAAATGATGTTTAATAGTAACAATCAGCAACAGCAACCCAATTTTCAGCAACGATTTTGA
- the LOC136349175 gene encoding complex III assembly factor LYRM7, with translation MSNSLRREVLNSFKALHRARKTVFKGDERALTEGRKRINEEFKKQKHVQNETSIQELINYAQAVECELRMCVIQAKEVSPGVYQAEIREDTPKLENVSYKDECCSNLGNKNTTESASKTGS, from the coding sequence ATGTCAAATTCCCTTCGAAGAGAGGTTCTCAATAGTTTCAAAGCTCTCCATCGTGCTCGGAAAACTGTGTTCAAAGGTGATGAGAGAGCACTTACAGAGGGACGAAAACGAATCAATGAGGAGTTCAAAAAGCAAAAGCATGTACAAAACGAAACGTCTATTCAGGAGCTAATTAATTATGCCCAAGCTGTTGAGTGTGAGCTGAGAATGTGTGTGATTCAGGCCAAAGAGGTGTCTCCTGGTGTGTATCAGGCAGAAATAAGGGAAGATACTCcgaaattggaaaatgtttcttacAAAGATGAATGCTGTAGCAATTTAGGCAACAAGAACACAACTGAAAGTGCTTCAAAGACCGGTAGTTAA
- the LOC136349174 gene encoding ubiquitin-like FUBI-ribosomal protein eS30 fusion protein, with the protein MQLVFRGLSTHVLECLGNESIGQIKERIAALEGLNSALEGSETHARNISLYVSGSPISDTVNVSELEGNDIELTVGLPGGKVHGSLARAGKVKGQTPKVEKQEKKKKKTGRAKRRIQYNRRFVNVVASFGRRRGPNSNSGPAT; encoded by the exons ATGCAGTTAGTGTTCCGTGGATTAAGCACTCACGTGCTCGAATGCTTAGGAAACGAGTCCATTGGACAAATCAAG GAGCGCATTGCAGCTCTTGAAGGACTAAATTCAGCTCTTGAGGGTTCTGAGACACATGCACGAAATATTAGCCTTTATGTATCTGGATCTCCAATTTCTGATACAGTTAATGTATCGGAGTTAGAAGGAAATGATATTGAACTAACAGTGGGCCTCCCTGGTGGAAAAGTTCATGGTTCTTTGGCCCGTGCTGGTAAAGTAAAGGGGCAGACTCCCAAAGTTgagaaacaagaaaaaaagaagaagaagactGGAAGGGCCAAGAGGCGCATTCAGTACAATAGAAGATTTGTCAATGTAGTTGCCTCATTTGGACGTAGACGTGGACCCAACTCCAACTCTGGACCTGcaacataa